The following coding sequences lie in one Microvirga sp. 17 mud 1-3 genomic window:
- a CDS encoding M10 family metallopeptidase C-terminal domain-containing protein yields the protein MATLKNVAGSGYGNPYVDALIWGGKAWDMSQEPLYAYLGQEDSDYLLATATVHPVLENGWLTDPAYRGIWFNDYQALANEIAGLYSSVANITFSGVQDIRDANIVWWWYGAMLSVAGWHESPDQSEDYSQRWGLFNSTTQFDFQFGSRSRSNMIHEIGIGLGLAPSHSGGVLGDATSFPGVHAPNDLGDFGLNQTVYTIMSDNDGLNTAPPDAEKGQYGYQGGLGAFDIAALQALYGPNMTTAAGNDVYTLPTANVPGTGWSSIWDAGGTDTISAAGSTAGVTIDLRAASLQQGDPHAGGYISAQKGISGGFTIANGVVIENATGSAFDDTLIGNSATNILDGGAGNDTYYVDSPNDVVIDSGGTDTVYATFDFADPAIEKVYVNGVLKSGTAPGPGTNPGAGNGSGSGGQPVVNGYRVLTGGSKNDALIGQGGNDKLYGGLGKDVLTGGAGKDIFVFNTKPSKANMDKITDFSVKDDTIWLDNKYMAKLGKGTETKPGKLNKGFFTLGSKAKDKNDYLIYDNKKGVLFYDSDGSGSHKAVELATLKKGLKMTYHDFMVI from the coding sequence ATGGCTACTCTCAAGAATGTTGCCGGAAGCGGCTATGGAAATCCTTATGTCGACGCGCTGATCTGGGGCGGCAAGGCCTGGGATATGTCTCAGGAGCCGCTCTACGCCTATCTCGGGCAAGAGGACAGCGATTACCTTCTCGCTACGGCAACCGTGCACCCTGTGCTTGAAAATGGATGGTTGACGGACCCCGCTTACAGGGGGATCTGGTTCAATGACTATCAAGCACTCGCCAACGAGATCGCTGGCCTCTACTCGAGCGTAGCCAACATTACATTCTCGGGAGTGCAGGATATCCGGGACGCCAACATCGTCTGGTGGTGGTACGGAGCAATGTTGAGCGTTGCCGGGTGGCACGAGTCGCCGGACCAGAGCGAGGATTACAGCCAGCGCTGGGGGCTCTTCAACAGCACGACGCAATTTGACTTCCAATTCGGCAGCCGAAGCCGTTCGAATATGATTCACGAGATTGGGATCGGCTTAGGCTTGGCACCGTCCCATAGCGGGGGCGTGTTGGGCGATGCGACGTCATTCCCCGGTGTACATGCACCCAACGACCTGGGCGATTTCGGCCTGAACCAGACCGTCTATACCATCATGTCGGACAATGACGGCCTCAACACGGCTCCGCCCGATGCTGAGAAAGGGCAGTATGGCTACCAGGGCGGTCTCGGTGCCTTCGATATCGCGGCGTTGCAGGCTCTCTACGGCCCTAACATGACCACCGCCGCCGGCAACGACGTCTATACCCTGCCGACCGCGAATGTACCCGGCACGGGCTGGTCCTCGATCTGGGATGCGGGCGGCACGGACACCATCAGCGCGGCAGGCTCGACGGCCGGCGTGACGATCGACCTGCGGGCCGCCAGCCTGCAGCAGGGCGATCCGCATGCAGGCGGTTACATCTCGGCACAGAAAGGCATCTCAGGCGGATTTACCATTGCCAATGGCGTGGTCATCGAGAACGCCACCGGCAGCGCGTTCGACGACACGCTGATCGGGAACAGCGCGACCAACATCCTCGACGGCGGAGCCGGCAACGATACGTACTATGTCGATTCACCGAACGACGTCGTGATCGACTCGGGCGGCACCGACACCGTCTACGCAACCTTCGATTTCGCGGACCCGGCGATCGAGAAGGTGTATGTGAACGGGGTTTTGAAGTCGGGCACCGCTCCCGGGCCGGGCACGAATCCTGGAGCGGGCAATGGCTCCGGCTCGGGCGGTCAGCCGGTTGTCAACGGCTATCGCGTCCTCACGGGAGGCTCCAAGAACGATGCCCTGATCGGTCAGGGCGGCAACGATAAGCTTTATGGCGGGCTCGGTAAGGATGTGCTGACCGGCGGGGCGGGCAAGGACATCTTCGTGTTCAACACCAAGCCCAGCAAGGCCAATATGGACAAGATCACGGACTTTTCCGTGAAGGACGACACGATCTGGCTCGACAATAAGTACATGGCCAAGCTCGGCAAGGGCACGGAGACAAAGCCGGGTAAGCTCAACAAGGGCTTCTTCACCCTCGGCTCCAAGGCCAAGGACAAGAACGATTACCTGATCTACGACAACAAGAAGGGCGTGCTTTTCTATGATTCCGATGGCTCAGGCAGTCACAAGGCGGTCGAGCTTGCCACGCTCAAGAAGGGCCTCAAAATGACCTATCACGACTTCATGGTCATTTGA
- the uvrA gene encoding excinuclease ABC subunit UvrA yields MAKLDDLFNRAKAGDPDARVISVRGAREHNLKNVDLMVPRDNFVVFTGLSGSGKSSLAFDTIYAEGQRRYVESLSAYARQFLEMMQKPDVDQIDGLSPAISIEQKTTSKNPRSTVGTVTEIYDYMRLLWARVGIPYSPATGLPIESQTVSQMVDRILELPEKTRLFLLAPVVRGRKGEYRKEIAEFQKKGFQRLKIDGEYYAIDEVPALDKKYKHDIDVVVDRIVVRADIAARLADSLETALDLADGIAVVEYADEKDEKGQPKRVVFSSKFACPVSGFTIPEIEPRLFSFNNPFGACPTCGGIGHEMRIDPLLIVPDESLPLKRGAVAPWAKSTSPYYGQTLEAITRHYKGSMTKPWSELSDKVRDVILYGSGDEAIRMAYDDGLRAYEVRKPFEGVIPNLERRYKETESDWARDEIGRFMSETPCASCGGKRLKPEALAVKIAGSDIGDATALSVKDAHAWFGDLTKKLTKKQNEIAGRILKEIRERLTFLVDVGLEYLTLARSSGTLSGGESQRIRLASQIGSGLTGVLYVLDEPSIGLHQRDNERLLMTLKRLRDLGNTVIVVEHDEDAILQADYVFDIGPGAGIHGGKVVAEGTPPEIMANPKSLTGKYLTGELSVKVPEKRRKPNKSRMLKVVGAKGNNLKNVTAEIPLGTFTCITGVSGGGKSTLVIDTLYKAVARKLNGALEHPAQHDRIEGLEHLDKVIDIDQSPIGRTPRSNPATYVGAFTPIREWFAGLPEAKARGYQPGRFSFNVKGGRCEACQGDGVIKIEMHFLPDVYVTCDVCKGKRYDRETLEVKYREKSIADVLDMTVEEARELFKAVPSIREKMQTLARVGLDYVHVGQQATTLSGGEAQRVKLSKELSKRATGRTLYILDEPTTGLHFHDVAKLLEVLHELVEQGNSVVVIEHNLEVIKTADWIIDMGPEGGDGGGRIVAQGTPEDIAQSTESHTGRFLKEVLERRPLKKVSEAAPKKAETASKKARKAPRQAAE; encoded by the coding sequence ATGGCTAAACTCGACGACCTGTTCAACCGCGCGAAGGCGGGAGACCCGGATGCGCGCGTCATCTCCGTCCGGGGCGCGCGGGAGCACAACCTCAAGAACGTCGACCTCATGGTCCCGCGGGACAATTTCGTGGTCTTCACGGGGCTGTCCGGCTCAGGAAAATCGTCCCTCGCCTTCGACACGATCTATGCCGAGGGCCAGCGGCGCTATGTGGAATCGCTCTCGGCCTATGCCCGCCAGTTCCTGGAGATGATGCAGAAGCCGGACGTGGACCAGATCGACGGCCTGTCTCCGGCCATCTCCATCGAGCAGAAAACCACCTCCAAGAACCCGCGCTCGACGGTCGGCACCGTCACGGAAATCTATGACTACATGCGCCTTCTCTGGGCGCGGGTCGGCATTCCCTATTCGCCCGCCACGGGCCTGCCCATCGAGAGCCAGACCGTCAGCCAGATGGTCGACCGCATCCTCGAACTGCCCGAGAAGACGAGGCTCTTCCTCCTGGCCCCCGTGGTGCGAGGCCGCAAGGGCGAGTACCGCAAGGAGATCGCCGAGTTCCAGAAGAAAGGCTTTCAGCGCCTGAAGATCGACGGCGAATATTATGCCATCGACGAGGTTCCGGCCCTCGACAAGAAGTACAAGCACGATATCGACGTGGTGGTGGACCGCATCGTGGTGCGGGCCGACATCGCGGCGCGCTTGGCGGATTCGCTCGAGACGGCGCTCGACCTCGCAGATGGCATCGCGGTCGTCGAATATGCGGACGAGAAGGACGAGAAGGGGCAACCGAAGCGCGTCGTCTTCTCGTCCAAGTTCGCCTGCCCGGTCTCAGGCTTCACGATCCCCGAGATCGAGCCGCGCCTGTTCTCGTTCAACAACCCCTTCGGCGCCTGCCCGACCTGCGGCGGCATCGGCCACGAGATGCGCATCGACCCGCTGCTGATCGTGCCCGACGAGAGCCTGCCCCTCAAACGCGGCGCCGTCGCGCCCTGGGCGAAGTCCACCTCGCCCTATTACGGCCAGACGCTGGAGGCCATCACCCGCCACTACAAGGGCTCCATGACCAAGCCCTGGAGTGAGTTGTCCGACAAGGTGCGCGACGTCATTCTCTACGGCTCGGGCGACGAGGCGATCCGCATGGCCTATGACGACGGCCTGCGCGCCTACGAGGTGAGGAAGCCCTTCGAGGGCGTGATCCCCAATCTGGAGCGCCGCTACAAGGAGACCGAAAGCGACTGGGCGCGCGACGAGATCGGCCGCTTCATGAGCGAGACGCCCTGCGCCTCCTGTGGCGGAAAGCGCCTGAAGCCGGAAGCGCTTGCGGTCAAGATCGCGGGTTCCGACATCGGCGATGCAACGGCCCTTTCGGTGAAGGACGCCCATGCCTGGTTCGGCGACCTCACCAAGAAGCTGACGAAAAAGCAGAACGAGATCGCCGGCCGGATCCTCAAGGAAATCCGCGAACGCCTCACCTTCCTGGTCGATGTGGGCCTGGAATATCTGACCCTTGCGCGCTCCTCCGGCACCCTGTCGGGCGGCGAGAGCCAGCGTATTCGCCTCGCGAGCCAGATTGGTTCAGGCCTGACGGGCGTCCTCTATGTGCTGGACGAGCCCTCCATCGGCCTGCACCAGCGCGACAACGAGCGCCTGCTCATGACCTTGAAGCGCCTGCGCGATCTCGGCAACACGGTGATTGTCGTGGAGCACGACGAGGACGCGATCCTCCAGGCCGATTACGTGTTCGATATCGGCCCGGGCGCGGGCATCCATGGCGGTAAGGTGGTGGCCGAGGGCACTCCGCCCGAGATCATGGCGAACCCGAAATCGCTCACGGGCAAGTACCTGACGGGCGAACTCTCCGTGAAGGTGCCGGAAAAGCGCCGCAAGCCCAACAAGAGCCGCATGCTGAAAGTGGTCGGCGCGAAGGGCAATAACCTGAAGAACGTGACGGCCGAGATCCCGCTCGGCACGTTTACGTGCATCACGGGCGTCTCGGGGGGCGGCAAGTCGACCCTCGTCATCGACACGCTCTACAAGGCTGTGGCGCGCAAGCTCAACGGCGCCCTGGAGCATCCGGCACAGCACGACCGCATCGAGGGCCTTGAGCATCTCGACAAGGTCATCGACATCGACCAGTCTCCCATCGGGCGCACGCCGCGCTCGAACCCGGCCACCTATGTGGGCGCCTTCACGCCGATCCGCGAATGGTTCGCGGGCCTGCCCGAGGCGAAGGCGCGGGGTTATCAGCCGGGGCGCTTCTCGTTCAACGTGAAGGGTGGCCGCTGCGAGGCCTGCCAGGGTGACGGCGTCATCAAGATCGAGATGCACTTCCTGCCCGATGTCTACGTCACCTGCGATGTGTGCAAGGGCAAGCGCTACGACCGCGAAACGCTGGAGGTGAAGTACCGCGAGAAATCCATCGCGGACGTGCTCGACATGACGGTCGAGGAGGCGCGCGAGCTGTTCAAGGCCGTGCCGTCGATCCGCGAGAAGATGCAGACCCTCGCCCGCGTCGGGCTCGATTACGTGCATGTGGGCCAGCAGGCGACGACGCTTTCGGGCGGCGAGGCGCAGCGCGTGAAGCTCTCCAAGGAGCTCTCCAAGCGCGCCACGGGCCGCACCCTCTACATCCTCGACGAGCCGACCACGGGCCTTCACTTCCATGACGTGGCGAAGCTCCTGGAGGTGCTGCACGAGCTGGTCGAGCAGGGCAACAGCGTCGTGGTGATCGAGCACAATCTGGAGGTCATCAAGACCGCCGACTGGATCATCGACATGGGCCCCGAGGGTGGCGACGGCGGCGGCCGCATCGTCGCCCAGGGCACCCCGGAAGACATCGCCCAGTCGACGGAGAGCCATACCGGCCGCTTCCTGAAGGAAGTGCTGGAGCGGCGGCCGCTTAAGAAGGTCTCCGAGGCGGCTCCGAAGAAAGCCGAGACAGCTTCGAAGAAGGCCAGGAAGGCACCCCGGCAGGCGGCGGAGTAA